Proteins encoded in a region of the Methylosinus trichosporium OB3b genome:
- a CDS encoding TrlF family AAA-like ATPase produces the protein MSLNAGSVWRRWDPHVHFPGTVLNDQYTGHDAWEANLALLESRTPTIEAIGVTDYYNLDTYERLVESKVQGRLPKCGLIFPNIEMRLAYGTVKGNWVNVHLLVSPERSDHVAEARRFLARLTFDAYEDTFACTPEELIRLGHAAGATFGNRAALALGSEQFKVSFDQFREIYRKTAWARENTKIVVAGGDDGAGGLRDGSDAITRQEVLRFAHAVFASSPAQREFWLGERSASVDQLWDLYGGPKPCLHGSDGHDPSRSGAPDRDRFSWVKGDPTFDALRQACIDPAGRAFVGPTPPVSALPSQVIANVAIEGAAWAATPRLALNPGLVAIIGARGSGKTALADIIAAGCDALPETPNTQSFLQRASEFLVDTSVTIGWGEGDPERRRLIDDDGWFDRSPRARYLSQQFVDELCSSTGMTDALLKEIERVVFDSHGVSDRDGAVNFDDLLDLHATRHRQARAREETALTTVSERIGVELEKIKLVETYKAQIADKTRLIVQCEGDRAKLVSKGSEVRITRLQALTEAAEKVRGNVRHFNLQAQELLSLQDEVKDVRTNRVPEDLRETAEKHAAAGIRGDDWEPFRMDYTGPVDEVLSERLKKAQSSSASLKGRAPAPKSDLESPYLAEDAELHHQPLSVLEAEICRLERLVSVDKATSLKFAALSKKITDETALLERLKEKLADAEGARARADTLQTDRESIYRRVFEAIVAEEGVLNDLYLPIKSRLGDAGGTLGKLAFSVTRTADVAAWAKRGEEELLDLRRQGPFKGKGTLQQIAAQDLKDTWETGDPDAVSAAMKAFRQSYASDLIEHARVSKADQAEYRAWLKRFAQWLYSTDHVAIRYSVDYDNVDIRKLSPGTRGIVLLLLYLALDDADDRPLIIDQPEENLDPKSIFDELVGLFLRAKNKRQVIMVTHNANLVINTDADQIIVASVGTHAAGELPPITYTSGGLEDPKIRRAVCEILEGGERAFKERARRLRVRLQR, from the coding sequence ATGTCGTTGAATGCAGGATCAGTTTGGCGGCGCTGGGATCCGCACGTTCACTTCCCAGGGACGGTGCTCAACGACCAGTACACGGGGCACGATGCTTGGGAAGCCAACCTCGCCCTCCTGGAATCCCGCACCCCGACCATCGAGGCGATCGGGGTAACCGACTATTACAACCTCGACACATACGAACGCCTCGTGGAATCAAAGGTGCAGGGCCGCCTTCCGAAGTGCGGCCTCATCTTCCCCAATATCGAGATGCGCCTTGCCTACGGCACCGTCAAAGGCAATTGGGTCAACGTGCATCTGCTGGTGAGCCCAGAGCGGAGCGACCACGTTGCAGAGGCGAGGCGCTTTCTCGCCCGGTTGACCTTCGACGCCTATGAAGACACTTTCGCCTGCACTCCGGAGGAGTTGATCCGCCTTGGCCACGCGGCGGGCGCTACCTTCGGAAATCGAGCCGCCCTGGCGCTTGGTTCCGAGCAGTTCAAGGTCTCATTCGACCAGTTCCGGGAGATCTACCGCAAGACGGCGTGGGCGCGCGAGAACACGAAGATCGTCGTCGCCGGCGGCGATGATGGCGCCGGCGGCCTGCGTGACGGATCGGACGCCATAACGCGGCAGGAGGTCCTTCGCTTCGCCCACGCGGTTTTCGCGTCGAGCCCCGCGCAGCGGGAGTTCTGGCTGGGCGAACGATCTGCAAGCGTCGACCAGCTCTGGGACCTGTACGGAGGGCCGAAGCCCTGCCTGCACGGTAGCGACGGTCACGATCCGAGTCGCAGCGGCGCACCCGACAGAGACCGCTTCAGCTGGGTCAAGGGGGACCCGACGTTCGACGCCCTGCGGCAGGCCTGCATCGACCCGGCCGGTCGCGCGTTTGTCGGTCCGACTCCTCCGGTGTCCGCGCTGCCGTCGCAGGTGATTGCCAATGTTGCGATCGAAGGCGCGGCCTGGGCGGCCACGCCCCGCCTGGCGCTCAATCCGGGGCTCGTCGCCATCATCGGGGCGCGAGGGTCGGGGAAGACGGCTCTCGCCGACATCATCGCTGCGGGATGCGACGCCCTTCCCGAGACGCCCAACACGCAATCCTTCCTGCAACGCGCCAGCGAGTTCCTCGTCGACACCTCGGTCACGATCGGCTGGGGCGAGGGCGATCCTGAGCGGCGGCGGCTGATCGACGATGACGGATGGTTCGATCGCTCACCGCGCGCCCGATACCTGTCGCAGCAGTTCGTCGACGAACTCTGTTCGTCGACCGGAATGACCGACGCGCTGTTGAAGGAGATCGAGCGCGTGGTGTTTGACTCCCACGGCGTGTCCGATCGAGACGGCGCGGTGAACTTCGACGACCTTCTCGACTTGCACGCCACCCGGCATCGCCAGGCGCGCGCCCGCGAGGAGACGGCCCTCACTACGGTGTCGGAACGAATCGGCGTGGAGCTGGAAAAGATCAAGCTCGTCGAGACCTACAAGGCGCAGATCGCCGACAAGACCCGCCTCATCGTCCAGTGCGAGGGCGACCGGGCGAAGCTCGTCTCCAAGGGCAGTGAGGTCCGCATCACCCGTCTGCAAGCCCTCACAGAGGCCGCTGAAAAGGTCCGCGGCAATGTCCGCCATTTCAACCTCCAGGCGCAGGAGCTGCTGAGCCTTCAAGACGAGGTGAAGGACGTCCGCACCAACAGGGTACCGGAGGACCTGCGTGAGACGGCGGAAAAACACGCTGCCGCGGGAATCCGTGGGGACGATTGGGAACCGTTTCGAATGGACTACACCGGCCCGGTTGACGAGGTCCTCTCGGAGCGGCTGAAGAAAGCGCAGAGCTCGAGCGCCTCCTTGAAGGGCCGAGCGCCGGCGCCGAAGTCCGATCTCGAGTCGCCCTATCTGGCCGAAGACGCGGAACTGCACCACCAGCCGCTGTCGGTGCTGGAGGCGGAAATCTGTCGGCTTGAGCGGTTGGTCAGCGTCGACAAGGCGACGTCTTTGAAGTTTGCCGCCTTGTCCAAGAAGATTACGGACGAGACCGCGCTTCTCGAACGGCTGAAGGAGAAGCTCGCCGACGCCGAGGGGGCGCGCGCCCGCGCTGACACCCTGCAGACGGACCGCGAGTCGATATACCGTCGCGTCTTCGAAGCCATTGTCGCGGAAGAGGGAGTCCTCAACGACCTCTATCTTCCGATCAAATCCCGCCTCGGCGACGCCGGCGGAACGCTCGGCAAGCTGGCCTTCTCGGTCACCCGGACCGCTGACGTTGCGGCCTGGGCGAAGCGCGGCGAGGAGGAGCTGCTGGATCTCCGCCGCCAAGGCCCCTTCAAGGGCAAGGGCACTCTCCAACAGATCGCGGCGCAGGACCTGAAGGACACCTGGGAAACCGGTGATCCCGACGCAGTGTCGGCGGCGATGAAAGCGTTCCGCCAGAGTTACGCGTCCGACCTGATCGAGCACGCGCGCGTCTCCAAGGCCGACCAGGCCGAGTACCGCGCCTGGCTGAAGCGTTTCGCCCAATGGCTCTACAGCACCGATCACGTCGCCATCCGCTACAGCGTGGATTACGATAATGTTGATATCCGTAAGCTCTCGCCGGGGACACGCGGTATCGTCCTGCTTCTGCTCTACTTGGCGCTAGACGATGCGGACGACCGGCCGCTCATCATCGACCAGCCTGAGGAGAATCTCGACCCGAAGTCGATCTTCGACGAGCTGGTCGGGCTGTTTCTCAGGGCGAAGAACAAACGCCAGGTGATCATGGTCACTCACAACGCCAACCTGGTGATCAATACCGACGCCGACCAGATCATCGTGGCGAGCGTTGGCACGCACGCGGCCGGCGAGCTGCCTCCGATCACCTACACCTCCGGCGGGCTTGAAGATCCGAAGATCCGCCGCGCCGTCTGCGAAATCCTTGAGGGTGGTGAACGCGCGTTCAAGGAGAGGGCGCGGCGTCTGCGCGTACGCTTGCAGCGGTAG
- a CDS encoding DUF4365 domain-containing protein, with amino-acid sequence MSKRITDNQVLGELGETATKKIVLEIGFLYEQRGRLEAGTDGIIELRDSKSGTPLGKLLGVQVKSTDGGQYVRENDKSFEYLLKPADLNYWHTSNIPVIIVLWRKSDETAYWKDVSDCVRGEERRLRFDKEADVFDSRCADRLGALTVDRRTPGVFLPPLNQGEDAIINLLRVKLPDEIFISTSPFGSGRDAVPELVKHENVRFDWVIRKRRFVSFFDPRDYGTRAIVDLDQVEAVDTKLIAFSDERDDITDIMDLLRRTVERQTVTQLAFLRKDRTFHFKAIGVGKSRSYRYMSNVIETSAKVVSVYASRKKEGRGYVRHHAARLRFECLADEWFIVVDPDFYFTTDGFQPHRYPEALLAGKKRLERNAAVRGQVMMWQHLLVESGKHEVGLFDTDKPAPLLRFERLPGIRLSQAVPESSWNRTDPRAKEMEARDLFEEGGIG; translated from the coding sequence ATGTCGAAAAGAATCACCGATAACCAGGTTCTTGGCGAGTTGGGCGAGACCGCGACCAAAAAGATCGTTCTCGAAATCGGCTTTCTATACGAACAGCGTGGGCGCCTTGAAGCCGGCACGGACGGCATCATCGAACTGCGAGATTCAAAGAGCGGCACGCCGCTCGGCAAGTTGCTCGGTGTCCAGGTCAAATCCACTGACGGCGGCCAATATGTCCGCGAGAACGACAAGAGCTTCGAATATCTTCTCAAGCCGGCTGATCTGAATTACTGGCACACTTCCAATATCCCCGTCATCATCGTTCTTTGGCGGAAGTCCGATGAAACAGCGTATTGGAAGGACGTTAGCGATTGCGTCAGGGGCGAGGAACGCCGCCTGAGGTTCGATAAAGAGGCTGACGTCTTCGACTCACGCTGTGCTGATCGTCTTGGCGCGCTCACCGTTGATCGTCGCACGCCGGGCGTTTTCCTTCCCCCACTCAATCAGGGCGAGGACGCCATCATCAACCTGCTGCGCGTCAAGTTGCCGGATGAAATCTTCATTTCAACGTCGCCATTCGGCAGCGGGCGCGACGCTGTGCCTGAGCTGGTCAAACACGAAAACGTCAGATTCGACTGGGTAATCCGCAAACGACGTTTCGTCTCTTTTTTCGACCCAAGGGATTATGGAACCCGGGCGATAGTCGATCTTGATCAGGTCGAAGCGGTTGATACCAAGCTCATTGCATTCAGTGACGAACGCGACGACATAACCGACATAATGGATTTATTACGACGTACCGTCGAGAGACAAACAGTCACGCAGCTTGCATTTCTCCGTAAAGACAGGACGTTCCACTTCAAGGCAATCGGTGTCGGAAAATCACGTAGCTACCGTTACATGTCCAATGTCATTGAAACCTCAGCCAAGGTCGTTAGCGTCTACGCGAGCAGGAAGAAGGAAGGCCGTGGCTACGTTCGACATCACGCAGCGCGGCTGCGCTTCGAGTGCCTTGCTGATGAATGGTTCATAGTGGTTGATCCAGATTTTTATTTCACTACGGACGGTTTTCAGCCGCACCGTTATCCAGAGGCGCTTTTGGCAGGCAAGAAGCGTCTGGAACGCAATGCTGCCGTGCGCGGCCAAGTGATGATGTGGCAGCACCTACTGGTCGAGAGCGGCAAACACGAGGTTGGTCTGTTCGATACGGACAAGCCTGCGCCATTGTTGCGATTCGAGCGGCTACCTGGAATCCGGTTGTCTCAGGCGGTGCCGGAGTCCTCGTGGAACCGGACTGATCCGCGGGCCAAGGAGATGGAAGCGCGGGACCTCTTCGAGGAAGGAGGCATCGGATGA
- a CDS encoding argonaute/piwi family protein, with amino-acid sequence MIFKANVFDEPMLEFGDGGQHCDPRQGLREHGPLQPRSGDIIRVGVIGTDDTVAGFAEFLEETGRGIESGNKQLINLNPDFPGLGNQNPFRCKFEVPDGATTTISRRQVNEITSIGRHDEAVRQAVELVTAQLSALVEGSAKPDVIVLALPIPLIEKLVNARNEEEDADDDHGGDMLNFRDLLKAKTLHLPVPTQIVWPDTWDDAAKIPRKVKRDSNRQTQVKATRAWNLLNALFYKAGKVPWRLLPEQAEYRTSFLGIGFYRDLDGQQLWTSTAQMFDERGRGLILRGARAQTETRGRHPYLTAKDAEELVVQSIAAYKAHHRHVPARLVVLKTSRFRPEEAEGIDAALGKSGIEMSDLVWVQESSPIAIFREGNYPVLRGTFVDLGGKGLLYTRGSVPFYGTFPGLRVPRPLLLVPHENSDSKILTLAKDVLALTKVNWNTTQFDQKLPAPIKAAREVGRILKHVEFGTAVSSDFRRYT; translated from the coding sequence ATGATTTTCAAGGCGAATGTCTTTGATGAGCCGATGCTCGAATTTGGAGACGGCGGACAGCATTGTGATCCACGGCAGGGCTTGCGCGAGCATGGGCCGCTGCAACCGCGTTCGGGAGATATTATCCGTGTCGGCGTCATCGGCACAGACGACACCGTCGCGGGGTTCGCGGAATTTCTCGAAGAAACCGGACGCGGCATCGAAAGCGGAAACAAGCAGCTCATCAACCTCAACCCGGATTTTCCGGGGCTGGGCAATCAGAACCCGTTCCGCTGCAAGTTCGAAGTGCCCGATGGGGCTACTACTACTATTTCCCGGCGCCAGGTCAATGAAATCACCAGCATAGGCCGGCACGACGAAGCTGTCCGTCAGGCCGTCGAACTGGTCACGGCGCAGCTTTCGGCTCTGGTCGAAGGCAGCGCGAAGCCTGACGTAATTGTTCTGGCACTGCCCATTCCGCTCATCGAAAAGCTCGTGAACGCCAGGAACGAAGAGGAAGACGCCGACGACGATCATGGCGGCGACATGCTCAACTTCCGTGATCTGCTCAAGGCGAAGACGCTTCATCTACCGGTCCCGACACAGATCGTCTGGCCCGATACGTGGGACGATGCCGCGAAAATTCCTCGCAAGGTCAAACGTGACAGCAACCGCCAAACGCAGGTGAAGGCGACGCGCGCGTGGAATCTTCTCAACGCACTCTTCTACAAGGCGGGCAAAGTGCCCTGGCGTTTGCTGCCCGAACAGGCAGAATACCGCACAAGTTTCCTGGGCATCGGGTTCTATCGTGACCTCGACGGTCAGCAACTCTGGACCAGCACCGCCCAGATGTTCGACGAGCGTGGTCGCGGTCTCATTCTGCGCGGGGCGCGCGCGCAGACGGAGACAAGGGGGCGTCATCCATATCTAACCGCCAAAGACGCGGAAGAACTCGTGGTGCAGTCCATCGCGGCGTATAAAGCGCATCACCGCCATGTGCCTGCGCGGCTGGTGGTGCTGAAGACCTCGCGCTTCCGTCCCGAAGAGGCGGAAGGCATTGACGCCGCTCTTGGAAAGTCCGGAATCGAGATGTCCGACCTCGTATGGGTGCAGGAGAGTTCCCCGATCGCCATCTTCCGGGAGGGCAATTATCCTGTTCTACGTGGCACGTTCGTCGATCTGGGCGGCAAGGGCCTGCTGTACACGCGCGGCAGCGTTCCGTTCTACGGGACATTCCCCGGCCTGCGCGTGCCGCGCCCTTTGTTGCTTGTGCCCCATGAGAATTCCGACAGCAAAATCCTCACGCTAGCGAAAGACGTGCTCGCGCTGACGAAGGTGAACTGGAACACGACGCAATTCGATCAGAAGCTTCCGGCGCCGATCAAGGCGGCGCGCGAGGTCGGACGCATTCTCAAGCACGTCGAATTTGGGACGGCGGTTTCATCCGATTTCCGTCGTTACACGTAG
- a CDS encoding GIY-YIG nuclease family protein has product MSDLDLDELRSELDDFAQPERKGGRSPREERIIAGFEEIQRFVEKSGHAPRHGEGGDIFERLYAVRLDRLRELEECRSLLTPFDHQGLLTGAPVASSAPVDTLDDDELLAELEGAAGSSDITKLRHVRTSAEKREAEEIASREKCLDFETFKPLFEEVQSDLDAGRRTTRRFVKDAGFLKADIHAGQFFIIGGQTAYVAQVGEPIKAPNGETDARLRVIYSNGTESDLLLRSLQRALYKDEAGRRITEPTAGPLFEEQTSDNDEASGTVYVLRSKSEHPLVTANRDILHKIGVTGGNVERRIANARLDPTFLMAEVEVVATYELYNINRAKLESVIHKIFGGARMDIEIKDRFGQPVVPKEWFLAPLFVIDEAVRRIKDGTITGYIYDRKTAQLILASAKDR; this is encoded by the coding sequence ATGAGTGATCTCGACCTTGATGAACTGCGTTCGGAACTCGATGATTTCGCGCAGCCGGAAAGGAAGGGCGGCCGTTCGCCCCGCGAGGAACGCATTATCGCGGGCTTCGAAGAGATTCAGCGCTTTGTGGAGAAAAGCGGTCATGCTCCGCGACATGGCGAGGGCGGCGACATATTCGAACGGCTATACGCTGTCAGGCTTGATCGACTGCGCGAACTGGAAGAATGCCGCTCGCTTCTCACACCGTTCGATCACCAGGGATTGCTGACCGGCGCGCCAGTCGCGTCCTCCGCGCCGGTGGACACGCTCGATGACGATGAACTGCTCGCTGAATTGGAGGGCGCGGCCGGGTCATCCGACATCACAAAGTTGCGCCACGTGCGCACGAGCGCGGAAAAGCGTGAAGCCGAAGAAATCGCGAGCCGGGAAAAGTGCCTCGATTTCGAGACGTTCAAGCCTCTCTTCGAGGAGGTGCAGAGCGACCTGGACGCGGGACGGCGCACCACGAGAAGGTTCGTCAAGGACGCAGGTTTCCTGAAGGCGGATATCCACGCCGGTCAGTTTTTCATCATCGGAGGTCAAACCGCCTACGTCGCCCAGGTCGGCGAGCCTATCAAGGCGCCGAATGGCGAGACTGACGCGCGGCTCAGAGTCATTTATTCCAATGGCACTGAGAGCGATCTGCTGCTGCGGTCGCTCCAGCGCGCACTCTACAAGGATGAGGCTGGTCGGCGGATTACCGAGCCGACCGCTGGGCCTTTGTTCGAGGAACAGACCTCCGATAACGATGAAGCTAGTGGAACCGTCTACGTGCTGCGGAGCAAATCTGAACATCCGCTTGTCACGGCCAATCGCGATATCCTGCATAAGATAGGCGTAACAGGCGGAAACGTCGAACGCCGCATTGCCAATGCCCGCCTCGATCCGACCTTCCTCATGGCCGAGGTTGAGGTCGTTGCTACTTACGAATTATACAACATCAATCGCGCGAAACTCGAATCCGTGATCCATAAGATTTTCGGCGGCGCTCGCATGGACATCGAGATCAAAGATCGCTTCGGGCAGCCGGTCGTGCCCAAAGAATGGTTCCTTGCACCGTTGTTCGTTATCGATGAGGCTGTCAGGCGGATCAAGGACGGCACAATCACGGGATACATATACGACCGAAAGACCGCGCAATTGATTCTGGCCTCGGCAAAAGATCGATGA
- a CDS encoding DEAD/DEAH box helicase: protein MTTIPCVSVSYATNGSSTKANEFGMRPMQERAFEKRGEQYLLIKSPPASGKSRALMFIALDKLANQGVKQAIIVVPEKSIGSSFHDESLSKHGFWADWHVEPMWNLCDAPGNDNGGKVKALGTFLESGDKVLVCTHATFRFAVDKFGIEAFDDRLIAVDEFHHVSANPDNKLGLHLGEFIARDRVHVVAMTGSYFRGDAEAVLAPQDEGKFESVTYTYYEQLNGYQYLKQLDIGYFFYSDSYADDILKVLNSAEKTIIHIPNVNSRESTKDKIKEVEHIIEELGAWQGTDPVTGFQLVKTAEGRILRIADLVDDDPAKRDRVSAALKDPAHKNNRDHVDIIIALGMAKEGFDWIWCEHALTVGYRSSLTEIVQIIGRATRDAPGKTRARFSNLIAEPAAADDIVTEAVNDTLKAIAASLLMEQVLAPRFEFKPKNPQSGPTPGFDYGEGGYDSNKCNVGFNEESGKFQIEIKGLATPKSEEATRICQEDLNEVIAAFVQDKTTIERGLFDEELVPEELTQVRMGKIIKDKFPHLDAEDQEAVRQHAVAALNLTQKAKEVAAGSSLGEESVNTAFVDGVRKFAMDVRELDIDLIDRVNPFGEAYAILAKTMSEESLKQVAAAIAAKRTSLTPEEAKVIAKRAVEFKRERGRLPSISSSDAWEKHLAEGAAAFVRFKDEGRYE from the coding sequence ATGACAACTATTCCATGCGTATCAGTCTCCTACGCCACCAACGGCAGCTCGACCAAGGCCAACGAGTTCGGCATGCGGCCGATGCAGGAACGCGCTTTCGAGAAACGGGGCGAGCAATATCTGCTGATCAAGTCGCCGCCGGCCTCGGGCAAAAGCCGCGCGTTGATGTTCATCGCGCTCGACAAGCTGGCCAATCAGGGCGTGAAGCAGGCCATCATCGTCGTGCCGGAAAAGTCCATCGGCTCCAGCTTTCATGACGAGTCGCTGAGCAAACATGGCTTCTGGGCAGACTGGCATGTCGAACCGATGTGGAACCTCTGCGACGCGCCCGGCAACGACAATGGCGGCAAGGTCAAGGCGCTCGGCACTTTCCTTGAAAGCGGCGATAAGGTGCTGGTCTGCACCCATGCGACCTTCCGCTTTGCCGTCGACAAGTTCGGGATCGAGGCTTTCGACGACCGGCTAATCGCGGTGGACGAGTTCCATCATGTCTCGGCCAATCCCGACAACAAGCTCGGCCTGCATCTGGGCGAGTTCATCGCGCGCGACCGCGTTCATGTCGTCGCGATGACCGGCTCCTATTTCCGGGGGGATGCTGAGGCGGTTCTGGCGCCGCAGGACGAAGGCAAATTCGAGAGCGTCACCTACACCTATTATGAGCAGCTCAACGGCTATCAGTATCTGAAGCAGCTCGACATCGGCTATTTCTTCTACTCGGACTCCTATGCCGACGACATCCTGAAGGTGCTGAACTCGGCCGAGAAGACGATCATCCACATCCCGAACGTCAATTCGCGCGAAAGCACCAAGGACAAGATCAAGGAAGTCGAGCACATCATCGAGGAGCTGGGTGCCTGGCAGGGAACCGATCCCGTCACCGGCTTTCAGTTGGTGAAGACAGCGGAAGGCAGGATTCTGCGCATCGCCGATCTGGTCGATGATGATCCCGCCAAGCGCGACCGCGTGTCCGCCGCGCTGAAAGATCCCGCGCATAAGAACAACCGCGATCATGTTGACATCATCATCGCCCTCGGCATGGCGAAGGAAGGCTTCGACTGGATCTGGTGCGAGCACGCGCTGACTGTCGGCTATCGCTCCAGCCTAACCGAGATCGTGCAAATCATTGGCCGTGCAACCCGCGACGCGCCGGGCAAGACCCGCGCCCGCTTCTCGAACCTGATTGCCGAGCCGGCAGCCGCTGACGACATTGTCACCGAAGCCGTCAACGATACGCTTAAGGCGATCGCCGCCAGCCTGCTGATGGAGCAGGTGCTGGCGCCCCGTTTCGAGTTTAAGCCGAAAAACCCGCAGAGCGGTCCGACGCCGGGCTTCGATTATGGCGAGGGCGGCTACGATTCGAACAAGTGCAATGTTGGCTTCAACGAGGAATCCGGCAAGTTCCAGATCGAGATCAAGGGGCTGGCCACGCCGAAGAGCGAGGAAGCGACCCGTATCTGCCAAGAGGATCTGAACGAGGTAATCGCGGCCTTCGTACAGGACAAGACGACAATCGAGCGCGGGCTGTTCGACGAAGAGCTGGTTCCCGAGGAGCTGACTCAGGTGCGCATGGGCAAGATCATCAAGGACAAGTTCCCGCACCTCGACGCCGAGGATCAGGAAGCCGTTCGCCAACACGCGGTCGCGGCGCTGAATCTGACCCAGAAAGCGAAAGAGGTCGCGGCGGGCAGTTCGCTCGGCGAGGAGAGCGTAAATACGGCTTTTGTTGACGGCGTTCGAAAGTTCGCGATGGATGTGCGGGAGCTGGACATCGACCTGATCGACCGGGTCAACCCGTTCGGCGAAGCCTACGCCATTCTCGCCAAGACGATGAGCGAGGAAAGCCTAAAACAGGTCGCTGCGGCGATCGCCGCCAAGCGCACCAGCCTGACGCCGGAGGAAGCCAAGGTGATCGCCAAGCGCGCCGTGGAGTTCAAGCGGGAGCGCGGACGTCTCCCGTCAATCAGCTCCTCCGACGCGTGGGAAAAGCACCTGGCCGAGGGCGCCGCCGCGTTCGTCCGCTTCAAGGATGAGGGCCGCTATGAGTGA